The following proteins are encoded in a genomic region of Corticium candelabrum chromosome 11, ooCorCand1.1, whole genome shotgun sequence:
- the LOC134186818 gene encoding lipid droplet-associated hydrolase-like, with product MSVKHDEYVSSDTKMTVQDVSGHPTQVLSLGNVEEASTRIVFIPGVPGAIGFYWQFLKSLAALTENNKFSIHAPSYPGHDVTHLTSQQRDAKLSLEEQIEHKIAFVRDVVPVGSRLILVGHSLGCFMIMQMLKRGALSDFQLVKVGLLCPVMARMSESASGQRLEPFYRNHPLLFRSVIWAGSLLPRFFLRPYLDTKMKNILGIPDEYRGDIVMKGIDFVKYQPCVFNAIDTGMEAIKATGDVDVDTLLQHQDRLSIWYTAQDHWVPDGLYESLSREHPQLNIHQIDTHHAFMLHKADEIAEVVSIWLTKFCDIHEVDTSSP from the coding sequence ATGTCTGTCAAACATGATGAGTACGTGAGTAGTGATACTAAGATGACCGTCCAAGACGTTAGCGGCCATCCAACTCAAGTTTTGTCTTTGGGAAACGTAGAAGAGGCATCGACTCGTATTGTTTTCATCCCTGGTGTTCCCGGCGCTATTGGATTCTATTGGCAGTTCCTCAAATCGCTAGCAGCCTTGACAGAAAATAACAAATTCAGTATTCACGCACCGTCTTATCCGGGACATGACGTCACCCATCTGACCTCACAACAGAGAGATGCCAAACTCAGCTTGGAGGAGCaaattgaacacaaaattGCCTTTGTCAGAGATGTTGTGCCTGTCGGATCGAGATTGATACTAGTAGGCCATTCTCTTGGCTGCTTTATGATTATGCAAATGTTGAAGCGAGGAGCTCTCTCTGATTTTCAGCTTGTCAAAGTTGGGTTACTGTGTCCTGTTATGGCTCGAATGAGTGAATCTGCAAGTGGTCAGCGTTTAGAGCCTTTTTATAGAAACCATCCACTACTGTTCAGATCAGTTATTTGGGCTGGTTCATTGCTTCCAAGGTTCTTCCTTAGGCCATATCTAGATACAAAAATGAAGAATATTCTTGGAATCCCAGATGAATATCGAGGAGATATTGTGATGAAAGGCATTGACTTTGTGAAGTACCAACCTTGTGTTTTTAATGCAATCGACACTGGAATGGAGGCAATCAAAGCCACTGGTGACGTGGATGTGGATACTCTTCTTCAACACCAAGACAGACTCTCAATTTGGTACACAGCACAGGATCATTGGGTTCCAGACGGACTGTATGAGAGTTTGTCCAGGGAACATCCACAATTGAATATTCATCAAATTGATACTCACCATGCATTTATGTTGCATAAAGCTGATGAAATTGCCGAAGTTGTGTCCATTTGGTTGACAAAGTTTTGTGACATTCATGAGGTAGACACATCAAGCCCATGA
- the LOC134186894 gene encoding lipid droplet-associated hydrolase-like, producing the protein MSEDHAGTVCSDDTMTVQDVNGQPTQVLTYGSVEEDADHIVFIPGVPGVIGLYSRFLESLTACTDGKFRIHALSHPGQDPSGLTPQQRGAVLSVEEQIEHKIAFIKTVVPNGSKLILIGHSLGCYMVLQMLKREVLVNFEIVKVGFICPVIARMRESRNGSAIASLEADHPILGKLASGLLRVFSALPRFCLKRVLNSYYVNAFGAPDGYRRDLVMKTLEFAKCHPCLASASAIGVDAVAVVDDMDVDTLLKLKDRLSIWYTQRDDYVPKGMYEELSKEYPELNIHEVDFQHAFNVHAADEMAESLSVWIKSTAVDSVAHESMQ; encoded by the coding sequence ATGTCGGAGGACCATGCTGGGACTGTATGCAGTGATGATACAATGACCGTACAAGACGTGAACGGACAGCCGACTCAAGTTCTGACGTACGGGAGCGTAGAAGAAGACGCAGATCACATCGTCTTCATTCCCGGCGTGCCTGGCGTGATTGGCTTATATTCGCGATTTTTGGAATCACTAACAGCTTGCACAGACGGCAAATTCCGTATCCATGCTCTGTCACATCCGGGACAAGACCCATCCGGCCTGACCCCGCAGCAGAGGGGCGCTGTGCTGAGCGTTGAAGAACAAATCGAACACAAAATTGCCTTTATTAAAACTGTCGTGCCTAATGGATCAAAGTTGATACTGATCGGTCATTCTCTTGGTTGTTACATGGTATTGCAGATGTTGAAGAGAGAAGTTCTCGTCAACTTCGAGATTGTTAAAGTTGGGTTCATATGCCCTGTAATAGCTCGAATGCGTGAATCAAGAAATGGCAGTGCGATTGCGAGTCTTGAAGCAGATCATCCAATCCTTGGCAAACTAGCTAGTGGACTCCTACGAGTCTTCTCTGCTCTTCCAAGGTTTTGTCTCAAGCGAGTTCTAAACAGTTATTATGTGAATGCCTTTGGAGCTCCCGATGGATATCGAAGAGATCTTGTAATGAAAACTCTTGAGTTTGCAAAGTGTCATCCATGCTTAGCCAGTGCTTCTGCGATTGGAGTTGATGCAGTTGCGGTTGTCGATGACATGGATGTTGATACCCTTTTGAAGCTAAAGGACAGACTCTCGATCTGGTACACACAACGGGATGATTATGTTCCTAAAGGAATGTATGAGGAGTTGTCGAAAGAATATCCAGAATTGAATATCCATGAAGTTGATTTTCAACATGCTTTCAATGTGCACGCTGCTGATGAAATGGCtgaaagtttgtctgtctggataAAGTCTACTGCTGTTGACAGTGTAGCTCATGAGAGTATGCAGTAG
- the LOC134186987 gene encoding amidase-like, with product MALRRMRLSLLRRSQHFLFTSLRCQSSNTVEQYNAAAVRTPSLSLLSSIADRFNLDLSKEELITYQGFMKNILNSWTRLEEMSEPQLPVEYSRSPGYRPAPENNPFNAWYYKVDIAGAPTGRLHGKTLAIKDNVAVAGVPMMNGSRTLQYYTPEFDATVVTRILRAGGHVAGKSVCEDLCLSSSSFTSATGPVQNPHDTTRSAGGSSSGSAALVAGNVVDMALGGDQGGSIRMPSALCGIVGLKPTHGLVPYTGIFSIEMTLDHVGPMARTVADCAQLLEVIAGCDGLDPRQPTSYQVPSYASNLTSDLKGTRVGILKEGFGHPSSEADVDSLVMSAARMLEKAGASVEEISIPMHLDGMAIFDVISTEGAHETMYKSYGFGVGWEGHYCTSMLESFARGMKESAAELSHSNKIFLITGEAMKIMYHGRFYAKAQNIARNLRKAYDTALDTYDVLVMPTVPKKAPILPDKNCSIEEYLTANFEMIPNTAQFDVSGHPALTINAGFSEGLPVGMMIVGKRFDDQATLNVGFAFETLRDKA from the exons ATGGCTCTCAGACGAATGAGGCTGTCTTTGCTGCGACGTTCACAGCATTTTCTCTTCACTTCACTTCGCTGTCAATCTTCGAATACAG TAGAACAGTACAACGCTGCTGCAGTGAGAACgccttctctttctcttctgtCGTCTATTGCCGATAGGTTCAATCTAGATTTGTCTAAAGAAGAGTTGATCACCTATCAAG ggTTTatgaaaaacattttgaaCTCGTGGACTCGCTTGGAGGAGATGTCCGAGCCGCAACTTCCAGTAGAATACTCAAGGAGTCCTGGCTACAGGCCAGCGCCTGAAAACAATCCGTTCAACGCATG GTATTACAAAGTTGATATTGCAGGAGCTCCTACTGGTCGACTCCATGGAAAAACGCTTGCCATCAAAGACAACGTTGCTGTAGCTGGCGTTCCCATGATGAACGGCTCCCGCACTCTACAATACTACACTCCAGAATTTGACGCCACCGTTGTAACACGCATACTGCGCGCCGGAGGTCACGTCGCTGGCAAGTCGGTGTGCGAAGATCTCTGTCTATCATCATCGAGCTTTACGTCCGCCACAGGGCCGGTACAGAATCCACATGATACCACACGCAGCGCAGGAGGCTCATCGAGTGGTAGTGCAGCTTTG GTTGCGGGTAATGTTGTAGATATGGCGTTGGGTGGAGATCAAGGAGGCAGCATTCGTATGCCGTCGGCGCTGTGTGGCATAGTTGGATTAAAACCAACACACGGGCTGGTTCCCTACACGGGCATATTTTCAATAGAGATGACTTTGGATCACGTGGGACCAATGGCACGTACTGTGGCTGATTGTGCTCAGCTGCTAGAG GTAATTGCTGGTTGTGATGGATTGGATCCAAGGCAACCAACAAGTTATCAAGTTCCTTCTTACGCAAGCAAC TTGACATCTGATCTCAAAGGCACAAGAGTCGGTATCCTTAAGGAGGGATTCGGTCATCCTTCATCAGAAGCAGATGTTGACAGTCTTGTCATGTCTGCTGCTCGTATGCTTGAGAAAGCGGGAGCATCCGTGGAGGAGATATCTATACCTATGCATTTGGACG gtATGGCAATATTTGATGTCATATCAACTGAAGGAGCACACGAAACCATGTACAAGAGCTACG GCTTTGGTGTCGGATGGGAGGGCCACTATTGCACCAGCATGCTCGAGTCATTCGCTCGAGGAATGAAGGAATCAGCTGCTGAGTTGTCACACAGTAACAAGATCTTTCTCATAACCGGAGAAGCAATGAAGATCATGTACCATG GTAGATTTTATGCAAAAGCGCAAAACATTGCACGCAATTTAAGAAAGGCTTACGATACCGCTCTCGACACCTACGATGTTCTGGTGATGCCAACTGTACCCAAGAAGGCCCCGATTCTACCCGATAAGAACTGTTCTATTGAAG AATACTTGACAGCTAATTTCGAGATGATACCTAACACGGCACAATTTGACGTTAGTGGACACCCGGCGTTGACTATCAATGCTGGTTTTTCTGAGGGTCTGCCGGTTGGTATGATGATTGTCGGCAAGAGGTTTGATGATCAAGCTACACTGAATGTCGGGTTTGCCTTCGAAACGTTGAGAGACAAAGCGTAA
- the LOC134186814 gene encoding neurogenic locus notch homolog protein 1-like — protein MASHRYEACRLTIALFVYLFQIPNANGENSESTTSLSDDNYVTKLRSDGRLLSRDIRQTSGIEVAECVDAFDSCDSISTRCLNVSGQVECLCRNGFQPTGNPRQCQDINECDNAICRGESVCQNLVGSYKCVCDPGLHIVSGKCRDINECKTNLHKCGPNAQCKNLHGSYRCKCPKGYLSNRTHCLDVNECFEGIHACHKYAQCINTVGSYICECASGFFGNGNKCTDIDECKFANGGCAQVCSNTIGSFQCKCRVGYQLIGNKEDCEDLDECEVNNGGCVHDCVNTEGSFYCTCRNGFVLHGNNLRCKDIDECRVDNGGCQHVCENVEGSFICHCNGQSYLGPDGTSCLRAANCSQNNGGCAHNCSMSNSLHRIECSCRPGYKLLDNQLDCVDINECEFAKGGCEQVCVNTEGGFTCTCSPGYSQLGSGSQICLPVCTNPRCKNGGTCVAPNVCNCPPGYPSKDCSPLCSPPCSNGGTCIRPNECRCPPGYDGVGCLSPVCNPTCLNGGQCIGPNKCSCPASYKGDICDKPHCQNPCLNNGTCHRPNLCLCPLGYTGPTCQHPPPYCDKPCQNGGTCVVTPRRNYCNCLKGYYGLACESVFEDVECFPKCSQGGTCLPGNRCLCQVGTAGPRCEERVCGLVSYKAITRTTRRTSTTQYYFTFCRIPGTLIPSPCSLSRTVYSLVPVTLYRVSYRFDCEK, from the exons ATGGCTTCCCACCGCTATGAAGCTTGTCGCCTGACTATAGCCCTTTTTGTGTACTTGTTTCAAATTCCGAACGCTAACGGAGAG AACAGTGAGAGTACGACGTCGCTTTCGGATGACAACTATGTTACTAAATTGAGATCTG ATGGAAGGTTACTCTCAAGAGATATACGTCAAACTAGTGGCATTGAAG ttgCCGAGTGTGTAGATGCTTTTGACAGTTGCGACAGCATATCAACGCGTTGTCTTAATGTAAGTGGGCAAGTTGAATGTCTGTGTCGAAACGGATTTCAACCGACTGGCAACCCAAGGCAATGTCAAG atatcaatgagtgtGATAATGCTATTTGTCGTGGCGAATCCGTATGTCAGAATCTGGTGGGCTCCTATAAATGTGTCTGTGATCCTGGACTTCATATTGTGTCAGGAAAGTGTAGAG atatcaatgagtgcAAGACAAACCTTCACAAATGTGGACCTAATGCTCAATGTAAAAATTTGCACGGATCGTATCGTTGTAAGTGCCCCAAG GGATATCTGAGTAACAGGACACACTGCTTGG ATGTCAATGAGTGCTTCGAGGGCATTCATGCATGTCACAAGTATGCACAGTGTATCAACACTGTTGGGTCGTACATATGTGAATGTGCTAGTGGGTTTTTTGGCAATGGAAACAAATGCACTG ATATTGATGAATGTAAGTTTGCTAATGGAGGCTGTGCTCAAGTGTGCAGTAACACCATTGGTAGTTTCCAGTGTAAGTGCCGAGTTGGATATCAACTTATTGGAAACAAGGAAGATTGTGAAG ATCTTGATGAGTGTGAAGTGAACAATGGTGGTTGTGTTCATGATTGCGTTAACACCGAGGGCAGCTTCTATTGCACATGCAGAAACGGTTTTGTTCTTCATGGCAATAATCTTCGATGTAAAG ATATAGATGAATGTCGTGTGGATAATGGTGGATGTCAACATGTCTGTGAGAATGTGGAGGGATCATTTATATGTCATTGCAATGGACAGTCGTATCTTGGACCGGATGGGACAAGTTGTCTTC GTGCTGCAAACTGCTCACAGAATAATGGCGGTTGTGCTCACAACTGCAGCATGAGCAACTCACTGCATCGAATTGAATGTAGCTGCCGTCCAGGGTACAAGCTGCTGGATAATCAGTTAGACTGTGTGG acATCAATGAATGTGAGTTTGCTAAGGGCGGGTGCGAGCAAGTTTGTGTCAATACGGAAGGAGGattcacatgcacatgcagtcCAGGGTATTCTCAGTTGGGATCGGGATCTCAAATATGTCTAC CCGTTTGTACCAATCCAAGATGCAAGAATGGAGGAACATGTGTAGCACCCAACGTTTGCAACTGCCCTCCTGGTTATCCAAGCAAAGACTGCTCTC cTTTATGTTCTCCACCTTGTTCAAATGGTGGCACATGCATTCGACCAAATGAATGCCGATGCCCTCCAGGTTATGATGGTGTTGGCTGTCTCTCTC CTGTTTGTAATCCAACTTGTCTTAATGGTGGACAGTGTATTGGACCTAACAAGTGCAGTTGTCCAGCATCGTACAAAGGCGACATCTGTGATAAGC CTCATTGTCAGAATCCATGTCTCAATAATGGCACGTGTCACAGACCCAACTTGTGTCTTTGCCCGCTGGGCTACACGGGCCCAACTTGTCAGCATC CACCACCATACTGCGATAAACCATGTCAAAATGGTGGCACATGTGTCGTGACTCCAAGAAGAAACTACTGTAATTGTCTCAAGGGATACTACGGGCTTGCTTGTGAATCAG TATTTGAAGATGTGGAATGCTTTCCTAAATGTAGCCAAGGTGGAACTTGTTTGCCTGGCAATCGCTGTCTATGTCAGGTGGGTACTGCAGGTCCACGGTGTGAGGAAAG GGTGTGCGGTTTGGTCTCTTATAAAGCCATTACTCGAACCACGAGGCGGacgtcaacaacacaatattACTTTACTTTCTGTCGTATACCTGGCACTCTGATTCCAAGTCCTTGTTCATTATCTCG AACTGTTTACAGTCTTGTGCCAGTGACACTGTATCGAGTGAGCTACAGATTCGATTGTGAGAAGTGA
- the LOC134186480 gene encoding uncharacterized protein LOC134186480 — translation MGIREALSTSPSAFLGSCNSNRKLVNCLLKRNHPSLLNLIKPLPGEDEARGIVHNLLSKKDSPSLDLVTATQHQIQIQLDDISFSNLLNSVSLRDRARLKTLSSPHTGAWLRATPNRNLGLTMSPHEFVVAARYWLGLPVFPFPPNSIRCICGHPLDPYGDHLVGCGHGPHRLNRHNALCESIWQSLLIDSKQVVKEQRSSGQSKCRPGDVFHPNFLNGRPGYFDITVRNTLQPSYIARVAETSGVVAEAAEMGKDDRHHARVSLTGGTFYPLVVETLGLWSPDSLETLKSISSKVCAVLAVPFWKALKNLLEQLSVRLWIYNARMISSRILAEVAEVLSWDFPVCE, via the coding sequence ATGGGTATCCGGGAGGCCTTATCTACTTCACCTTCCGCTTTTCTTGGCAGCTGTAACTCAAATCGAAAGTTAGTTAATTGCCTACTGAAACGTAACCATCCTTCTCTTCTAAATTTGATCAAACCCTTGCCTGGAGAAGACGAAGCACGAGGAATCGTACATAACCTACTTTCAAAAAAGGATTCACCTTCATTAGATTTGGtgacagctacacaacatcaGATTCAAATTCAACTAGATGACATTTCATTTTCCAACCTACTCAATTCAGTGAGTCTCAGAGATAGGGCTCGCTTGAAGACATTATCATCTCCTCATACTGGTGCATGGTTGCGGGCAACTCCAAACCGTAACTTAGGCCTCACCATGTCACcccatgagtttgttgtagcagCAAGATACTGGTTGGGTCTACCTGTGTTTCCGTTCCCACCAAACAGCATCAGATGTATATGTGGTCATCCACTTGACCCATATGGAGATCATCTTGTTGGGTGTGGTCATGGTCCACATCGTCTGAATCGACATAATGCTTTATGTGAGTCTATTTGGCAATCACTCCTCATTGATTCCAAACAAGTTGTgaaagaacagagaagctCGGGTCAATCCAAATGCCGCCCAGGTGATGTCTTCCATCCGAATTTCTTGAATGGACGGCCTGGATATTTTGACATCACTGTAAGAAACACGTTGCAACCATCTTACATTGctcgagttgctgaaacatcaggagttgttgcagaagcagcagaaatgggCAAGGATGATCGTCACCATGCAAGAGTATCTTTGACTGGTGGTACATTTTATCCGTTGGTAGTTGAAACACTTGGCCTTTGGTCACCAGACAGTCTAGAGACTTTGAAGTCTATATCCTCAAAAGTAtgtgctgtgttagctgttcCCTTCTGGAAGGCTTTAAAGAATTTGCTAGAGCAGCTTTCTGTTAGATTATGGATTTATAACGCTAGAATGATATCTAGCCGCATACTTGCGGAAGTAGCTGAAGTCCTTAGTTGGGACttccctgtatgtgagtag
- the LOC134187363 gene encoding uncharacterized protein LOC134187363, with protein sequence MPTSNKLALVSRDFRLAACLRLGLAMPFDGCIRQCDCGSFLDSCGYHLLTCKWGGGPVWTHECIANVWSDCLRSLQMHHHREPRHRYITSDNRPDITVFDVGSGSNTDLDISLAHPWSSEVISASASTEGAAASRREQKKTEKYSRERLLGKETVTAVPLVLEHFGRWGQQAEMYLQHLSSRSTDAYGTTNASSFKTHWRERMSIQLQKANARVIYRKVERLLDDAS encoded by the coding sequence ATGCCCACCTCAAATAAGCTCGCACTAGTTTCCCGCGATTTTCGTTTGGCGGCTTGCTTGAGATTGGGGTTAGCCATGCCCTTCGATGGCTGTATtcgtcagtgtgactgtggttcTTTTCTGGACAGTTGTGGATACCATCTCCTAACATGTAAGTGGGGCGGTGGTCCAGTCTGGACCCATGAGTGTATTGCCAATGTATGGTCAGACTGTCTGCGCAGCTTACAAATGCACCATCACAGAGAGCCACGTCATCGATACATTACATCTGACAACCGCCCTGACATAACAGTTTTCGATGTTGGATCAGGGTCCAACACAGATTTAGACATTTCgctagcgcatccctggagcagtgaagtaatttcagcatcagcatctacggaaggtgctgcagcatccaggagagagcagaagaaaacggaaaaatatagcagagaacgacttcttggtaaggaaacagtgacagcagtcccactagtcttggaacattttggtcgatggggacaacaagcagaaatgtacctacagcatttgtcaagtagatcaacggatgcctatggaacaacaaatgcctcctcattcaagacacattggagggagcgcatgtccattcagctacaaaaagccaatgctcgagtcatctacaggaaagtggagagacttttagatgatgctagttaa
- the LOC134186817 gene encoding uncharacterized protein LOC134186817 has translation MDYQVVAISNVICQYVENGVICENVTYRNSSCSDNKYTFGDTMFWVYLGIYVALVLLAGLMSGLTMGLLSLDVLSLKVLKSGGTAKQQKYATTILPIVEKHHLLLVTLLLGNAASVEAMPIFLDRISNPIVAVVVSVTAVLLFGEIVPQALCTRYGLAIGYYLSPLVKFLMVLLFFIAWPISKILDCLLGGEHSTFFRRAELRELVDLHGEKSEHNEEPLSSDEVLIIKGALEMRSKVVKEAMTPLESVFMLNTDDKLDRVTMQKLLDAGHSRVPVFEDVHSNIVGILLVKQIIMLDPDDAVPVRQVCRPNDNLLRIPDDMPLYDLLNKFQEGKGHMAQVWGKTDSVVTTEGAITDPAEESNNELLGIITLEDVIEELIQEEIVDETDVYVDVHRRVFVARARIERSKSVAVSEGATRTIQQRMAQKQFRRLKSTSSEAKISVNASPFDVSRLAPSFGSEHGSSVEETTPLLQSKAE, from the exons ATGGATTACCAAGTCGTTGCTATCTCTAACGTCATTTGCCAATATGTCGAAAATGGCGTAATTTGTGAAAACGTGACCTATCGGAACTCATCATGTTCCGACAACAAGTACACGTTTGGTGACACGATGTTTTGGGTCTACTTGGGCATATACGTTGCACTTGTACTTTTGGCAG GTTTAATGTCTGGTCTTACCATGGGACTCCTTTCACTCGACGTTCTTAGCTTGAAAGTCCTCAAGAGCGGTGGAACAGCCAAGCAACAGAAGTATGCTACAACCATCCTTCCAATTGTAGAAAAACATCATCTTCTTCTTGTCACACTTTTGCTGGGCAATGCAGCATCTGTGGAGGCAATGCCCATTTTTCTGGATCGGATATCTAACCCCATAGTCGCTGTTGTTGTATCGGTGACTGCTGTACTTCTGTTTGGCGAAATTGTTCCACAAGCACTTTGTACAAGATATGGTTTGGCCATTGGATATTATCTGTCACC GTTAGTGAAATTTCTGATGGTTCTGCTCTTTTTTATTGCATGGCCGATTTCCAAGATTCTAGATTGCCTGCTAGGAGGGGAGCACAGCACGTTCTTCAGACGAGCAG AACTAAGAGAGTTAGTAGATCTACATGGGGAGAAATCTGAACACAACGAAGAGCCATTGTCATCTGATGAAGTTCTAATTATTAAA GGTGCACTGGAAATGCGTAGCAAAGTTGTGAAAGAAGCAATGACACCATTAGAGTCGGTGTTTATGTTGAATACTGATGACAAACTTGACAGAGTCACAATGCAAAAG CTGTTGGATGCCGGGCATTCTCGTGTACCTGTGTTTGAGGATGTACACTCGAATATTGTTGGAATTCTTCTGGTGAAACAAATCATTATGTTGGATCCAGACGATGCAGTTCCTGTTCGGCAAGTATGCAGACCGAATGACAATCTTCTTCGTATTCCGGATGACATGCCACTCTATGATCTGCTCAACAAATTTCAGGAGGGAAAAG GTCACATGGCACAGGTATGGGGTAAAACGGATTCTGTTGTCACCACAGAAGGAGCTATTACAGATCCAGCCGAGGAATCTAATAAT GAATTATTGGGTATTATAACATTAGAGGATGTAATTGAAGAGTTGATACAAGAGGAGATAGTGGACGAGACTGATGTATATGTTGACGTTCATCGACGCGTTTTTGTGGCACGAGCCAGAATTGAAAGATCTAAGTCTGTTGCCGTTAGTGAGGGAGCTACAAGAACTATACAACAGAGGATGGCTCAAAAGCAATTTCGAAGACTGAAGTCTACTTCTTCAGAAGCAAAGATATCg GTGAATGCCAGTCCTTTTGATGTCTCCAGACTTGCGCCATCGTTTGGTTCAGAGCATGGCAGTTCAGTCGAGGAAACAACACCACTGTTGCAAAGCAAAGCTGAGTGA